A single window of Pseudarthrobacter psychrotolerans DNA harbors:
- a CDS encoding D-2-hydroxyacid dehydrogenase, with product MMNTMTTLTTVAIAVPLEAELVERIRAVDPSVTVLYDPDLLPPERFPADHSGDPDFKRTPAQEERYWAMLNKAQVLYGLPNESPAGLARIARENPRLQWVHAMAAGAGGAVKASGLDQETLLKFKVTTSAGVHALPLAEFAALGIFNGFKRSAELAQDQAAKVWPELRTPTRLVSGSTLVVTGLGEIGLETARIARALGMTVSGTKRNVEPIEGIEQVAGNDGLPGLLATADAVVNTLPGTPYTEKLFNREVFAAMKPGTVFVNVGRGTVVDEDALLEALDNGQVSYACLDVFAVEPLPQDSPLWNHPKVMVSPHTSALSAAENRLIAERFCSNLRTFLNGGDLPHLVDPVHFY from the coding sequence CTCGAAGCAGAGCTGGTGGAGCGCATCCGCGCCGTAGACCCCTCCGTAACCGTTCTCTATGACCCGGACCTGCTTCCGCCCGAGCGTTTTCCAGCCGACCACTCCGGGGATCCGGACTTCAAACGCACTCCCGCGCAGGAGGAGCGGTACTGGGCCATGCTCAACAAAGCGCAGGTGCTGTACGGCCTGCCCAACGAAAGCCCCGCGGGCCTGGCCCGCATCGCGCGCGAGAACCCACGGCTCCAGTGGGTCCACGCCATGGCCGCCGGCGCCGGCGGTGCCGTCAAGGCATCCGGACTGGACCAGGAAACCCTCCTCAAATTCAAGGTGACTACCTCCGCCGGCGTCCACGCCCTGCCGCTGGCAGAATTCGCTGCCCTGGGGATCTTCAACGGCTTCAAGCGAAGCGCCGAGCTGGCCCAGGACCAGGCCGCCAAGGTGTGGCCCGAGCTTCGGACCCCCACCCGCCTGGTCAGCGGTTCCACCCTGGTGGTGACCGGCCTGGGCGAAATCGGCCTGGAGACGGCCCGGATCGCCCGCGCCCTGGGCATGACGGTCAGCGGCACCAAGCGGAACGTTGAGCCGATCGAAGGAATCGAGCAGGTTGCCGGCAACGACGGACTGCCCGGGCTGCTCGCCACGGCAGACGCCGTCGTCAACACCCTGCCCGGAACGCCGTACACGGAAAAGCTGTTCAACCGTGAGGTATTTGCTGCCATGAAGCCGGGAACTGTGTTTGTGAACGTCGGCCGCGGCACCGTGGTGGACGAGGACGCCCTGCTGGAGGCCCTGGACAACGGCCAGGTTTCCTACGCCTGCCTTGATGTCTTCGCCGTGGAACCGCTGCCCCAGGACAGCCCGCTGTGGAACCACCCCAAGGTTATGGTGTCGCCGCACACTTCGGCACTCAGTGCCGCGGAGAACCGCCTGATCGCGGAGCGCTTCTGCAGCAACCTGCGTACGTTCCTCAACGGCGGCGACCTGCCCCACCTCGTGGACCCGGTCCACTTCTACTAA